The Girardinichthys multiradiatus isolate DD_20200921_A chromosome 6, DD_fGirMul_XY1, whole genome shotgun sequence genome window below encodes:
- the LOC124870347 gene encoding E3 ubiquitin-protein ligase TRIM21-like, which translates to MSSGSSLRSEDQFLCSICLDVFTDPVTTPCGHNFCQTCITQNWDVNVHYKCPLCKEHFTTRPQLRVNTFIKEMVAQFRHEAQQEAISSSISEQQAAKPGEVPCDVCTGTKLKALKSCLVCLSSFCQTHLEPHLTAPPLKKHQLMEPVENLEDRMCLQHDKPLELFCRTDQTSVCMFCSVLDHKNHELVPLREQSEGKKAELRKTEAEVQQMIQNRREKIQEVKELVKISKDAADREKAEGVQIFTALKESAERCLKELIKEIEDKQKTAEKQAEGFIKDLEQEISKLMKRRSEVKQLLQSEDHLHLLQSLSSLKVAPPTKNWTEVRVRPPSYEGTVVRAVAQLEEKIREKKMKKLLKAEMKRVQQFAVDVTLDPDTAHPKLILSDDGKQVHCGNRRKDLPDNPERFSQCVDVLGRQSFSSGRFYFEVQVEGKTDWTLGVARESITRKGTIPLRPQNGFCTVVLRNGNEYKALARPSVRLHLHPGPEKVGVFVDYEEGLVSFYDVEAAALIYSFTGCCFTEKIYPFFSPCNNNEGTNSAPLIICPVNQADRCSDEAP; encoded by the coding sequence ATGTCTTCTGGCAGCAGTCTGAGGTCTGAAGATCAGTTTCTGTGCTCCATCTGTCTGGATGTCTTCACTGATCCAGTCACCACACCATGTGGACACAACTTCTGCCAGACCTGCATCACTCAGAACTGGGATGTTAATGTTCACTACAAGTGTCCCCTGTGCAAAGAACATTTCACTACTAGACCTCAGCTGAGAGTCAACACCTTCATCAAAGAGATGGTTGCTCAGTTCAGACATGAAGCTCAGCAAGAAGCCATCAGCAGCAGCATCTCAGAGCAACAAGCTGCCAAACCAGGAGAGGTTCCCTGTGACGTCTGCACTGGAACCAAGCTGAAGGCCCTGAAGTCCTGCCTGGTGTGTCTAAGCTCCTTTTGTCAGACTCATCTGGAGCCTCATCTGACAGCTCCACCTCTGAAGAAACATCAGCTGATGGAGCCTGTGGAGAACCTGGAGGACAGGATGTGTCTGCAGCACGATAAACCTCTGGAGCTGTTCTGTAGGACCGACCAGACTAGTGTCTGCATGTTCTGCTCTGTTTTAGACCACAAGAACCATGAGTTGGTTCCTCTGAGAGAACAATCTGAAGGAAAGAAGGCAGAGCTGAGGAAGACAGAGGCTGAAGTTCAGCAGATGATCCAGAACAGACGAGAGAAGATTCAGGAGGTCAAAGAGTTGGTGAAGATCAGTAAAGATGctgcagacagagagaaagCCGAAGGTGTTCAGATCTTCACTGCTCTGAAGGAGTCTGCTGAGAGATGCCTGAAGGAGCTCATAAAGGAGATtgaagacaaacagaaaactgCAGAGAAACAGGCTGAAGGCTTCATTAAAGATCTGGAGCAGGAGATCTCTAagctgatgaagaggaggtcTGAGGTGAAGCAACTCTTACAGTCTGAAGACCATCTCCACCTCCTCCAAAGCCTCTCCTCCCTGAAAGTTGCTCCACCCACCAAGAACTGGACAGAGGTCAGAGTTCGTCCACCATCATATGAGGGGACTGTGGTGAGAGCTGTTGCTCAGCTGGAGGAGAAGATCAGagagaagaagatgaagaagctgTTGAAGGCTGAGATGAAGAGGGTCCAGCAGTTTGCAGTAGATGTGACTCTGGATCCTGATACAGCTCATCCTAAACTCATCCTGTCTGATGATGGAAAACAGGTTCACTGTGGGAATAGAAGAAAGGATCTTCCAGACAACCCAGAGAGATTCTCTCAGTGTGTGGATGTTTTAGGACGTCAGAGTTTCTCTTCAGGCAGATTTTACTTTGAGGTTCAGGTTGAAGGAAAGACTGACTGGACTTTAGGAGTGGCCAGAGAGTCCATCACCAGGAAGGGAACAATCCCACTGAGGCCTCAAAATGGTTTCTGCACTGTTGTGTTGAGAAATGGAAATGAGTACAAAGCTCTTGCTCGACCTTCAGTCCGTCTCCATCTCCATCCTGGTCCTGAGAAGGTGGGGGTGTTTGTGGATTATGAGGAGGGTCTGGTCTCCTTCTATGATGTAGAAGCTGCAGCTCTGATCTACTCCTTTACTGGCTGCTGCTTCACTGAGAAGATCTACCCATTCTTCAGTCCTTGTAATAATAATGAAGGTACCAACTCTGCTCCTCTGATCATCTGTCCTGTTAACCAGGCTG